A genomic window from Hydrogenispora ethanolica includes:
- the amrS gene encoding AmmeMemoRadiSam system radical SAM enzyme produces the protein MIEARYYEILPEGQLICRLCPQQCRIAPEKSGFCRVRSHREGRLTAENFGRIASIALDPIEKKPLYHYYPCHSILSVGTIGCNLACRFCQNWQISREKAPTQSLDPAQLAGLAVRASREHGSIGLAYTYSEPGVWFEFLMATMPLLRERGLKNVLVTNGFLQPEPWADLLEWTDAANIDLKGFDAGYYRRLCSGSLEPVLANIRAAAGRIHLELTTLIIPGENDRPEEIRALAQWIADLDPEIPLHLSRYFPNYQLTAPPTPLETMEEAHRIAREYLRFVYLGNTGGGNDTRCPECGAVWVERNGYRTKLLSGADCPGCGRKVSLVLEDEEGGG, from the coding sequence ATGATCGAAGCCAGGTATTATGAAATTTTACCAGAGGGCCAGCTGATCTGCAGGCTCTGCCCGCAGCAGTGCCGCATCGCGCCGGAAAAATCCGGCTTTTGCCGGGTCCGGTCCCATCGCGAGGGCCGGCTGACGGCGGAGAACTTCGGCCGGATCGCCAGCATTGCTCTGGACCCGATCGAAAAGAAACCGCTCTATCATTATTACCCCTGCCATTCCATCCTCTCGGTGGGCACGATCGGTTGCAACCTGGCCTGCCGGTTCTGCCAGAACTGGCAGATCTCCCGGGAAAAGGCGCCGACCCAAAGCCTGGACCCGGCCCAACTGGCCGGACTGGCGGTCCGGGCCAGCCGGGAGCATGGCAGCATCGGACTGGCCTATACCTATTCGGAGCCGGGGGTCTGGTTCGAGTTTTTAATGGCCACGATGCCGCTGCTCCGGGAACGGGGGCTCAAAAACGTACTGGTCACCAACGGCTTTCTGCAGCCGGAGCCCTGGGCCGACCTGCTGGAGTGGACCGATGCCGCCAATATCGATCTGAAGGGGTTCGATGCCGGGTATTACCGGCGTTTGTGTTCGGGAAGCCTGGAGCCGGTGCTCGCCAATATCCGGGCCGCGGCCGGCCGGATCCATCTGGAACTGACCACCTTGATCATTCCGGGCGAGAATGACCGGCCGGAGGAGATCCGGGCCCTGGCGCAGTGGATCGCCGATCTGGACCCAGAGATCCCGCTTCATTTGTCGCGGTATTTTCCCAACTATCAGCTGACCGCGCCGCCCACGCCGCTGGAGACGATGGAGGAGGCCCACCGGATCGCCCGGGAGTATCTGCGCTTTGTTTACCTGGGCAATACCGGCGGGGGTAACGATACTCGCTGTCCGGAGTGCGGCGCCGTGTGGGTCGAGCGGAACGGCTACCGGACGAAGCTTCTTTCAGGAGCGGATTGCCCGGGATGCGGCAGGAAAGTGAGTCTAGTCCTGGAGGATGAAGAAGGAGGCGGCTGA
- a CDS encoding HEPN domain-containing protein: MTQDVNVMPKKWIIKAENDLKTADQLLKMDEPITDSICFHCQQAAEKYLKAYLTHQGIPPEKTHKIERLIEAASQIDTSFVNLKAM; this comes from the coding sequence ATGACGCAAGATGTAAACGTCATGCCGAAAAAATGGATTATCAAGGCTGAAAACGATCTTAAAACCGCGGATCAACTGCTGAAAATGGATGAACCCATTACCGATTCCATCTGTTTTCATTGCCAACAAGCGGCGGAAAAATATCTGAAAGCCTACCTGACCCACCAGGGGATTCCGCCGGAAAAGACCCATAAAATCGAGCGATTAATTGAGGCCGCTTCTCAAATCGATACTTCATTCGTTAATCTAAAAGCCATGTGA
- a CDS encoding NAD+ synthase, which translates to MKITIGQVNAVVGDVRGNSARMKDALARLAGQTDLIVFPELALVGYPPKDLLEKAWFIDQVEAAVAELIDFSAGYPETGLLVGAPLPTGRSTGKALANSALLICGGQLLFRQDKSLLPTYDVFDEARHFDPADRVGVVGFKGETLGISICEDAWNDPEFWPEHLLYEFDPIQELADQGATVLINISASPFHMGKDDVRFRLIQNHARRHRLPFIFANQVGGNDELIFDGGSMSFDGAGQPLSVGPYFSEEWITVDTARRGDPGLHPPLDKVAAVYQALVLGIRDYLQKCGFKRAVIGLSGGIDSALTACLAVAALGKENVLGITMPSPYSSGGSVNDSRELAANLGIEFREISIVKTFEAYLETLAPHFAGSQPDVTEENIQARIRGNILMAFSNKYGYLALSTGNKSELAVGYCTLYGDMSGGLSAISDVPKTLVYQLAEYANRERELIPRSTLTKAPSAELRPDQKDQDSLPPYDILDAILQDYVEEGRSAEEIAARGFDPETVRWVIRTVDRNEYKRRQAAPGLRITSKAFGAGRRMPVAKRLNERALR; encoded by the coding sequence ATGAAGATAACTATCGGCCAGGTCAATGCGGTGGTCGGCGATGTGCGGGGCAATTCGGCCCGGATGAAGGATGCGCTGGCGCGGCTGGCCGGGCAGACCGATTTGATCGTCTTTCCCGAGCTGGCGCTGGTGGGCTATCCGCCGAAGGACCTGCTGGAGAAGGCATGGTTCATCGACCAGGTCGAAGCGGCCGTGGCGGAATTGATTGACTTTTCGGCGGGGTATCCGGAGACGGGGCTGCTCGTCGGCGCGCCGTTGCCGACCGGCCGGAGCACCGGGAAGGCGCTGGCCAATAGCGCGCTCCTGATCTGCGGGGGCCAGCTCCTTTTCCGGCAGGATAAATCGTTATTGCCGACCTATGATGTATTTGACGAAGCCCGCCATTTTGATCCGGCCGACCGGGTGGGAGTGGTCGGTTTTAAAGGCGAAACCCTGGGCATCTCCATCTGCGAGGATGCCTGGAACGATCCGGAATTCTGGCCCGAACACTTGCTGTATGAGTTCGACCCCATTCAGGAACTGGCCGATCAGGGCGCCACGGTACTGATCAATATCTCGGCCTCGCCGTTTCATATGGGCAAGGACGATGTCCGCTTCCGGCTGATTCAGAATCACGCCCGCCGGCACCGCTTGCCGTTCATCTTCGCCAATCAAGTCGGCGGCAACGACGAACTGATCTTCGACGGCGGCAGCATGAGCTTTGACGGAGCGGGCCAACCACTCTCGGTCGGACCCTATTTCAGCGAGGAATGGATTACGGTGGATACCGCCCGGCGGGGAGATCCCGGATTGCACCCGCCGCTGGACAAAGTGGCAGCGGTGTACCAGGCCCTGGTCCTGGGGATCCGGGATTATCTTCAAAAGTGTGGTTTCAAGCGGGCGGTGATCGGGCTGTCGGGCGGGATCGACTCGGCGCTCACGGCCTGTCTGGCCGTGGCGGCGCTGGGCAAGGAGAATGTGTTGGGGATCACCATGCCCTCGCCATACTCCTCGGGTGGGAGCGTCAACGATTCGCGGGAGCTCGCCGCCAACCTGGGCATCGAATTCAGGGAGATCTCGATCGTGAAAACCTTCGAGGCCTATCTGGAGACTCTGGCGCCGCATTTCGCCGGGAGCCAGCCCGATGTGACCGAGGAGAATATCCAGGCCCGGATCCGCGGCAACATTCTGATGGCCTTCTCCAACAAATACGGCTACCTGGCCCTCTCCACCGGCAACAAGAGCGAGCTGGCGGTGGGCTACTGCACGCTGTACGGGGATATGAGCGGGGGCTTGAGCGCCATCTCCGACGTGCCCAAGACCTTGGTCTATCAACTGGCGGAGTATGCCAACCGGGAGCGGGAGCTGATTCCGCGCTCGACCCTGACCAAGGCCCCTTCGGCGGAATTGCGGCCCGATCAGAAGGATCAGGACAGCTTGCCGCCGTATGATATTTTGGACGCGATCCTCCAGGATTACGTGGAGGAGGGCCGCTCGGCCGAGGAGATCGCGGCGCGCGGCTTCGATCCGGAGACGGTACGCTGGGTCATCCGGACGGTGGACCGCAACGAGTACAAGCGCAGGCAGGCGGCCCCGGGCTTACGGATCACCTCCAAGGCGTTCGGAGCGGGCCGGCGGATGCCGGTGGCCAAGCGCCTCAACGAGCGGGCCTTGCGGTGA
- a CDS encoding nucleotidyltransferase domain-containing protein: MYTEKDFHAIKDIIINKIPETTGVILFGSYAKGTAREESDMDFAILTKRTLERPEKLKALTELRWEIARRGYNADFLIKNEADFLWEKDLPTLSKVIFHEGVEL; this comes from the coding sequence ATGTATACTGAAAAAGACTTTCATGCAATCAAGGATATCATCATCAACAAAATTCCGGAGACAACAGGAGTCATTCTCTTTGGCAGTTATGCGAAAGGAACGGCGCGGGAAGAGAGTGATATGGATTTTGCCATTTTGACCAAGAGAACCTTGGAGCGTCCTGAAAAACTAAAGGCTTTGACCGAATTGCGCTGGGAAATCGCGCGAAGGGGATATAATGCCGATTTTCTGATAAAAAACGAGGCGGATTTTTTATGGGAAAAAGATCTTCCTACTCTTTCCAAAGTTATTTTTCATGAAGGCGTGGAATTATGA
- a CDS encoding iron-containing alcohol dehydrogenase yields MSLNFSYYMPTRILFGPGKLADLATTEHLPGKKALIVIGASGSMQKLGYLGRVVDYLRQNGVEAVVYDRILPNPVAEHVEEGAALARRNQCDFVLGLGGGSTIDSAKSIAVMAVNPGLYWDYVHGGSGGGKTPPHRALPIVAITTTAGTGTEADPWTVITKSDTQEKIGWGSKDTFPALSIVDPELMLSVPPRTTAYTGMDAFFHSVEAYLATVRQPASDHLALEAIGLIARYLPAAVRDGNDLEARTQLAWANTEAGICESLSSCISHHSMEHAVSAFHPEVAHGAGLTMLSVAYFTYLAERCLPERFVAMAEAMGESTAALPEAVKPFAFITALQKLIDASGLADEKLSGYGVRREELPALAENSFHTMGGLYQVTPVPLSLAEVTQIYENAYR; encoded by the coding sequence ATGAGTCTGAACTTTTCTTATTACATGCCGACCCGGATCCTTTTTGGCCCGGGCAAACTGGCGGATTTGGCCACCACGGAGCACCTGCCCGGCAAGAAGGCGCTGATCGTCATCGGCGCTTCGGGCTCCATGCAAAAGCTCGGCTATCTGGGCCGGGTCGTGGATTACCTGCGGCAGAACGGCGTCGAGGCGGTGGTCTATGACCGGATCCTGCCCAACCCCGTGGCCGAACATGTCGAGGAAGGCGCGGCGCTGGCCCGCCGGAATCAGTGCGACTTCGTGCTGGGCCTGGGCGGTGGCAGCACTATCGATTCGGCCAAGAGCATCGCGGTGATGGCGGTGAACCCCGGTCTTTACTGGGATTATGTCCATGGCGGCAGCGGCGGCGGGAAGACCCCGCCCCACCGGGCCTTGCCGATCGTCGCCATCACCACGACCGCCGGCACCGGGACCGAGGCGGACCCGTGGACGGTGATTACCAAAAGCGATACCCAGGAGAAGATCGGCTGGGGAAGCAAAGATACCTTTCCGGCGCTGTCGATCGTCGATCCGGAGCTGATGCTGTCGGTGCCGCCCAGGACGACCGCCTACACCGGTATGGACGCCTTCTTCCACTCGGTCGAGGCGTACCTTGCCACGGTCCGGCAACCGGCCAGCGACCATCTGGCGCTGGAGGCCATCGGCCTGATCGCCCGGTACCTGCCGGCGGCAGTCCGGGACGGGAACGACCTGGAGGCCCGCACCCAACTGGCCTGGGCCAATACCGAGGCCGGGATCTGCGAATCGTTGTCCTCCTGCATCTCCCACCATTCGATGGAGCACGCGGTCAGCGCCTTCCACCCCGAGGTGGCGCACGGCGCCGGACTGACCATGCTCTCGGTGGCCTACTTCACTTATCTGGCCGAGCGCTGTCTGCCGGAGCGTTTCGTGGCGATGGCCGAAGCCATGGGCGAGAGCACCGCCGCTCTGCCGGAAGCGGTCAAACCGTTCGCCTTCATCACCGCCCTCCAGAAATTGATCGATGCCAGCGGGCTGGCGGACGAGAAGCTGTCCGGTTACGGAGTGCGGCGGGAGGAATTGCCGGCCCTGGCCGAGAACTCCTTCCACACCATGGGCGGATTGTACCAGGTGACCCCGGTCCCGCTGTCACTGGCGGAGGTCACCCAGATTTACGAGAATGCCTACCGGTAG